A single window of Pseudarthrobacter psychrotolerans DNA harbors:
- a CDS encoding DUF3618 domain-containing protein — MSENPDVIRSDIEATRARLGTNVDAVADKVTPSNIVHRQTDKVRDAVFGVKEKVMGTADDVTGRVHGGAHARTDSAGNALSEAGAAIGDAPHQVKAKTQGNPLAAGLIAFGAGLLLSSLIPASEKEREAADALKSAAEPLTTELTEAAKDMAEGLKEPAREAMENVKATAADAAEHLKAEGQVAAADVKDRATDAKDTVQNT, encoded by the coding sequence ATGAGCGAGAACCCGGACGTTATCCGTTCAGATATTGAAGCAACCCGGGCCCGCCTGGGCACAAACGTGGACGCGGTGGCAGACAAGGTGACGCCGTCGAATATCGTCCATCGTCAGACAGACAAAGTGCGTGACGCCGTGTTCGGAGTGAAGGAGAAAGTTATGGGAACAGCCGACGACGTCACCGGGCGTGTGCACGGTGGCGCCCACGCCCGCACCGACAGCGCAGGCAACGCCCTCAGTGAAGCGGGCGCCGCCATTGGTGACGCCCCGCACCAGGTGAAGGCCAAGACCCAAGGCAACCCGCTTGCTGCTGGCCTCATCGCCTTCGGCGCCGGCCTGCTTTTGTCCTCGCTGATCCCGGCGAGCGAGAAGGAACGCGAAGCAGCGGATGCGCTCAAGTCCGCCGCCGAACCGTTGACCACCGAGCTGACCGAGGCCGCCAAGGATATGGCCGAAGGCCTGAAGGAACCGGCCCGGGAAGCGATGGAAAACGTCAAAGCAACGGCTGCCGACGCAGCCGAGCATCTCAAGGCTGAAGGCCAGGTAGCAGCGGCCGACGTCAAGGACCGGGCCACCGACGCCAAGGACACCGTCCAGAACACCTGA
- a CDS encoding phage holin family protein: MSSQIPAPPPSAAHAKADNTSLGDLLGEVTRDLSTLMRQEVELAKAELKESASKAGRGSGMLAGAGVAGHFVLLFLSIALWIALGELMGLGWSAVVVAVIWGVIAAVLASVGRRELKTVKGMPQTAETLQEIPPTLKPGEVKP; encoded by the coding sequence ATGAGCAGCCAGATACCTGCGCCTCCCCCATCGGCGGCGCACGCGAAGGCGGACAACACATCGTTGGGCGACTTGCTCGGTGAGGTGACCCGCGACCTGTCCACGTTGATGCGCCAGGAAGTGGAGCTGGCCAAAGCCGAGCTGAAGGAATCCGCCAGCAAGGCAGGCAGGGGCAGTGGCATGCTCGCGGGCGCCGGCGTAGCCGGCCACTTCGTGCTGCTGTTCCTGTCGATCGCCCTCTGGATTGCGTTAGGCGAGCTGATGGGACTCGGCTGGTCCGCCGTCGTCGTCGCAGTCATCTGGGGCGTCATCGCCGCGGTGCTGGCGTCAGTGGGCCGCCGGGAGCTCAAAACTGTCAAGGGCATGCCCCAAACCGCTGAAACACTCCAGGAAATTCCCCCAACCCTAAAACCCGGTGAGGTAAAACCATGA
- a CDS encoding glycosyltransferase — protein sequence MDRIAQVAVVIPVHNEEPHLTRALAAVSAAADALQDTQPDTDIAIVVVLDSCTDGSGDVAARFAAADHRITLLPVAFRSVGRSRRAGINLVLTGRLPDCAGAGRPRTGERVWLANTDADSCVPENWLLRQVELADRGADAVLGTVEPDPAGMDGELLRRWHVRHPLGEDHPHVYGANFGVRASAYIRAGGFPRQRSHEDRALAARLRRHGYRITSTDTVRVVTSGRTEARAPQGFGAYLLALGMESAVAFER from the coding sequence ATGGACAGGATCGCACAGGTTGCCGTGGTTATTCCGGTCCATAACGAGGAACCGCACCTGACACGTGCCCTGGCAGCCGTCAGTGCCGCAGCCGATGCCCTGCAGGACACGCAGCCGGACACGGACATCGCCATCGTGGTGGTCCTGGACAGCTGCACTGACGGCTCGGGCGACGTGGCCGCGCGTTTTGCCGCGGCAGACCACCGCATCACCCTGCTGCCGGTCGCGTTCCGCAGCGTCGGGAGGAGCCGGCGCGCAGGCATCAATCTGGTCCTCACAGGGCGCTTGCCGGACTGTGCGGGGGCGGGGCGCCCGCGGACCGGCGAACGCGTATGGCTGGCCAATACCGACGCTGATTCCTGCGTTCCGGAAAACTGGCTCCTGCGTCAGGTGGAACTGGCTGACCGCGGCGCAGATGCAGTCCTGGGAACGGTGGAACCGGATCCGGCGGGCATGGACGGCGAACTCCTGAGGCGCTGGCACGTCCGGCATCCGCTGGGGGAGGACCATCCCCACGTGTACGGTGCGAATTTCGGGGTGCGGGCTTCGGCCTACATTCGTGCTGGTGGCTTTCCCCGTCAGCGCTCGCATGAGGACCGGGCACTGGCAGCACGGCTACGCCGCCACGGGTACCGAATTACGTCCACGGACACGGTCCGGGTTGTGACCTCAGGGCGGACCGAGGCCCGGGCGCCGCAAGGTTTCGGCGCCTACCTGCTGGCCCTTGGCATGGAGTCCGCTGTGGCGTTCGAACGCTGA
- a CDS encoding DNA starvation/stationary phase protection protein: MKASPTLASNLQMVLTDLIELHLQAKQAHWNIVGTNFRDLHLQLDEIIASVRQFADDTAERMRALHALPDGRSNTVSTDTRLDELTGGLISTKDAVKLITARLERTVQTMRDVHDEVDEEDPTSADLLHAAIERLEQLAWMVNAETMTPSAAVTEPAAK, translated from the coding sequence ATGAAAGCGTCACCCACCCTTGCCAGCAACCTTCAAATGGTCCTTACGGATCTGATTGAGCTGCATCTCCAGGCCAAGCAGGCCCACTGGAACATCGTGGGCACCAACTTCCGCGACCTTCACCTGCAGCTGGACGAGATCATCGCCAGCGTCAGGCAGTTTGCCGACGACACGGCGGAACGGATGCGGGCACTGCACGCCCTGCCCGACGGTCGGAGCAACACCGTGTCCACGGACACCCGGCTGGATGAGCTGACGGGCGGGCTGATTTCCACGAAGGACGCCGTCAAACTGATCACTGCCAGGCTGGAGCGGACGGTGCAGACCATGCGGGATGTCCACGATGAGGTGGATGAAGAGGATCCCACCAGCGCCGACCTGCTGCATGCCGCCATCGAACGCCTGGAACAGCTCGCATGGATGGTCAATGCCGAAACCATGACTCCGTCCGCGGCCGTCACCGAACCGGCGGCAAAGTAG
- a CDS encoding 5-oxoprolinase subunit PxpA, which produces MDLNADLGESFGSWNMGDDAAMFRLVTSANVACGFHAGDPLTMLDSCRAAFELAVTVGAHVGYRDLAGFGRRSLDMSFDELFGDVLYQLGALDGVAHAVGASVDYVKPHGALYNRLVHDAEQASAVVAAIQAYDPGLPILGLPGSQLLIQAKEAGHPVFVEAFVDRAYQADGTLVPRSQQGAVLHDVDSIVERAVRLATKGEVVAVDGTVVQVRPDSLCIHGDTPGAVEMAAGVRSGLEAAGVELESFA; this is translated from the coding sequence TTGGATCTTAACGCTGACCTCGGCGAATCGTTCGGCTCGTGGAACATGGGGGACGACGCCGCGATGTTCCGGCTGGTGACCAGCGCCAACGTGGCCTGCGGCTTCCACGCGGGCGACCCCCTCACCATGCTGGACAGCTGCCGTGCCGCGTTCGAGCTCGCTGTGACCGTCGGTGCGCACGTGGGATACCGGGACCTGGCTGGCTTCGGCCGCCGGTCACTGGACATGTCCTTCGACGAGCTGTTCGGCGACGTCCTCTACCAGCTGGGCGCGCTCGACGGCGTGGCGCACGCAGTCGGTGCCTCCGTTGACTACGTCAAGCCGCACGGCGCCCTCTACAACCGCTTGGTCCACGACGCCGAACAGGCCTCCGCCGTGGTTGCCGCCATCCAGGCGTACGACCCCGGCCTGCCGATTCTAGGCCTGCCGGGCTCGCAGCTGTTGATCCAGGCCAAGGAAGCTGGCCACCCCGTGTTTGTCGAGGCCTTCGTGGACCGCGCCTATCAGGCAGACGGCACCCTGGTGCCGCGCTCGCAGCAGGGTGCCGTCCTGCACGACGTCGACTCGATCGTTGAGCGCGCAGTGCGCCTCGCGACGAAGGGCGAAGTTGTTGCCGTGGACGGAACGGTGGTTCAGGTCAGGCCGGATTCGCTGTGCATCCATGGGGACACCCCCGGGGCTGTGGAGATGGCCGCCGGTGTTCGTTCCGGGCTCGAAGCGGCCGGCGTAGAGCTGGAATCCTTCGCGTAA
- a CDS encoding O-methyltransferase: MFEHKTQPEWLAVEDFLTTTVVHPDGALKQAVRSAVDAGMPPIEVTPNAGKLLKLLVQLSGARRVLEIGTLAGFSTIWMAQGLPDGGRLVTCEYLTKHADIAQTNVEAAGLGDMVEIRVGAALDTLAALQAEGQEPFDFVFIDADKENDAAYLEWAVRLGRPGTVVVLDNAVWEGAVLDSSIDEVNAPGIISALELLGKHPQLDATVIQTVGSKGWDGFALARVR, from the coding sequence ATGTTTGAGCACAAGACCCAGCCGGAGTGGCTGGCCGTGGAAGACTTCCTCACAACTACCGTGGTGCACCCCGACGGCGCGCTAAAGCAGGCGGTGCGCTCCGCCGTCGACGCCGGGATGCCGCCCATTGAAGTCACGCCCAACGCAGGCAAGCTGCTTAAGCTCCTGGTTCAGCTGTCCGGCGCCCGGCGGGTGCTGGAGATCGGCACGCTGGCCGGGTTCAGCACCATCTGGATGGCGCAGGGACTGCCCGACGGCGGCCGGCTGGTGACGTGCGAATATCTCACCAAACATGCGGACATCGCCCAGACCAATGTGGAGGCGGCGGGGCTGGGGGACATGGTTGAGATCCGGGTGGGCGCCGCCCTGGACACCTTGGCCGCGCTCCAGGCGGAGGGCCAGGAACCCTTCGATTTTGTGTTCATCGATGCGGACAAGGAAAACGACGCCGCGTACCTTGAGTGGGCCGTGCGCCTGGGCAGGCCGGGAACCGTGGTGGTCCTGGACAACGCCGTCTGGGAGGGCGCCGTGCTGGATTCTTCAATTGACGAGGTCAACGCCCCGGGGATCATCAGCGCCCTGGAACTGTTGGGCAAGCATCCGCAGCTCGACGCCACCGTGATCCAGACTGTCGGGTCCAAAGGCTGGGACGGGTTCGCCTTGGCGCGTGTCCGCTGA
- a CDS encoding glycerophosphodiester phosphodiesterase family protein produces the protein MTFEESVPERPLVFAHRGASAAFAEHTRAAYLQAVADGADGMECDVHLTRDQHVVLLHDANLDRTSDGTGPVADRTLAELRLLDFSSWKGARIPEKYGARSEQLLTLPELLDILRGAGRPIGLAIELKHPSPYQLKLEDRVLDVLRGEGWDAGTSTVDNVRVTFMSFSPDSVKHLLRSVPAEFICQLVDDIDVDELRDELSLGPLAGGALANVMKAAQLEGERILDECEVGLAGPGIMYVREHARTVQRWLESGRRFRVWTVDSERDVALCQGLGIHEITTNKPASVLAQLQPSGQQVQLPS, from the coding sequence ATGACATTCGAGGAGTCCGTGCCGGAACGGCCACTGGTTTTTGCCCACCGGGGCGCCAGTGCGGCATTTGCCGAACACACGCGCGCCGCTTACCTGCAGGCGGTAGCCGACGGCGCGGACGGGATGGAGTGCGATGTCCACCTCACCCGCGACCAGCACGTCGTGCTGCTCCATGACGCCAACCTCGACCGGACTTCGGACGGGACCGGGCCCGTTGCGGACCGAACGCTGGCAGAGCTGCGGCTGCTGGATTTTTCGTCCTGGAAAGGCGCCAGGATCCCGGAGAAATACGGCGCCCGGTCGGAGCAGTTGCTCACCCTGCCGGAACTCCTGGACATCCTGCGCGGCGCCGGCCGGCCGATCGGACTGGCGATAGAACTCAAGCATCCCAGCCCCTACCAGCTGAAACTGGAAGACCGTGTGCTGGACGTGCTCCGGGGTGAAGGCTGGGACGCCGGCACGTCAACGGTGGACAACGTCCGGGTGACGTTCATGAGCTTCAGCCCGGATTCGGTGAAGCATCTGCTCCGGAGCGTTCCGGCCGAATTCATCTGCCAGTTGGTGGACGACATCGACGTCGACGAACTCCGCGACGAACTGAGCCTGGGTCCCTTGGCTGGCGGCGCACTCGCCAACGTGATGAAGGCCGCGCAGCTGGAAGGCGAACGCATCCTGGACGAGTGCGAGGTGGGACTCGCGGGGCCGGGAATCATGTACGTCCGCGAGCACGCCCGGACCGTCCAGCGCTGGCTGGAATCCGGCCGCCGCTTCCGCGTGTGGACCGTGGATTCGGAGCGGGATGTGGCCCTCTGCCAGGGGCTGGGGATCCACGAGATCACCACGAACAAACCTGCCAGTGTGCTGGCGCAGCTCCAGCCGAGCGGGCAACAGGTCCAGCTGCCGTCCTGA
- a CDS encoding YihY/virulence factor BrkB family protein produces MAAQDSSETSTAKAGQAPAPDDSRKPDSPTDVTKPSWKYIAKKTLREFNKDQCPDLSAALTYYAVLSLFPAMLALVSLIGLFGDPEKTTTALLEIVRGFAPAETVNTVSGPVEELVSAPAAGLTLVIGLATALWSASGYVGAFGRAMNRIYEIDEGRPFIKLRGTMLAVTLLAVVIVALLAGMLVLSGPVAEAVGGFIGLSGAFLTIWNIAKWPVMVALIVVIIAVLYYATPNVKQPKFRWMSLGSGIALLIFLLASLGFGFYVANFGNYNKTYGALGGVIVMLLWLWILNMSLLFGAEFDAEMERGRQLQAGIEAEETIQLPPRDTKKSEKMQEQEEDDIRRGRELRERHRNGPDQAEPDAEQDSARRD; encoded by the coding sequence ATGGCCGCTCAAGACTCATCCGAAACCAGCACTGCCAAAGCGGGCCAAGCACCGGCGCCCGACGACTCCCGGAAACCGGACAGCCCCACCGACGTCACCAAACCGTCCTGGAAGTACATAGCTAAGAAGACCCTCAGGGAGTTCAACAAAGACCAGTGTCCGGACCTCTCGGCAGCCCTTACTTACTACGCCGTGCTGTCCTTGTTTCCTGCCATGCTCGCGCTCGTTTCCCTGATCGGGCTCTTTGGGGACCCCGAGAAAACAACCACGGCCCTGCTCGAAATCGTGCGGGGCTTCGCCCCTGCCGAGACAGTGAATACCGTTAGCGGCCCAGTTGAGGAGCTAGTCAGCGCCCCGGCGGCAGGGCTGACTCTGGTCATAGGCCTTGCAACCGCGCTCTGGTCCGCCTCGGGGTACGTTGGTGCTTTCGGTCGGGCCATGAACCGGATTTACGAGATCGATGAAGGCCGTCCTTTCATCAAGCTGCGCGGAACCATGCTCGCTGTTACGCTCCTCGCCGTAGTCATAGTGGCGCTCCTGGCAGGCATGCTGGTACTCAGCGGACCTGTGGCAGAGGCCGTCGGCGGCTTCATCGGGCTCAGCGGTGCGTTCCTCACCATCTGGAACATCGCCAAGTGGCCAGTGATGGTGGCGCTCATCGTCGTCATCATCGCTGTGCTCTACTACGCCACGCCCAACGTCAAGCAACCGAAGTTCAGATGGATGAGCCTTGGCTCCGGGATAGCCCTGCTCATCTTCCTGCTGGCCTCACTGGGGTTCGGCTTCTACGTGGCCAACTTTGGCAACTACAACAAGACCTACGGCGCGCTCGGCGGTGTGATCGTTATGCTGCTCTGGCTGTGGATCCTGAACATGTCGCTGCTGTTCGGGGCCGAGTTCGACGCCGAGATGGAGCGCGGACGCCAGCTCCAGGCGGGAATCGAGGCCGAAGAGACCATCCAGCTTCCGCCGCGGGACACCAAGAAGAGCGAGAAGATGCAGGAGCAGGAAGAGGACGACATCCGGCGCGGCCGCGAGCTGCGTGAACGCCACCGGAACGGCCCGGATCAGGCGGAACCGGATGCGGAACAGGACAGCGCCAGGCGGGACTAG
- a CDS encoding thiamine-binding protein, whose product MLLAFSVAPSGTLAGGSRPTDASVHDAVAAAVRIVRESGLPNRTDSMFTTIEGEWDEVFDVVKRATEAVGKFGSRVSLVIKADIRPGYEGELSAKVDRLEGALSEGS is encoded by the coding sequence ATGTTGCTTGCATTTTCAGTCGCCCCGTCCGGTACACTCGCCGGGGGATCGCGTCCCACCGACGCTTCAGTGCACGACGCCGTTGCGGCCGCCGTGCGGATCGTCCGGGAGTCGGGCCTGCCTAACCGGACGGACTCAATGTTCACTACCATCGAGGGCGAATGGGACGAGGTGTTCGACGTCGTAAAGCGCGCCACCGAAGCCGTTGGTAAGTTTGGCAGCCGTGTCTCATTGGTGATTAAGGCAGACATCCGGCCCGGTTATGAGGGCGAGCTCAGCGCCAAAGTGGACCGCCTCGAAGGGGCCCTCTCAGAAGGTTCCTGA
- a CDS encoding AzlD domain-containing protein, producing the protein MNLWIWLLLACVLAYAWKLVGYFVPANLLKDPRMSRIAGTMTIGLLASLTIVNTVASGQTLAADARLGALAAAAVALAFRAPFLVVVVVGAGAAALLRFIGWN; encoded by the coding sequence ATGAATCTCTGGATCTGGTTGTTGCTGGCGTGCGTCCTTGCCTACGCGTGGAAGCTGGTGGGCTATTTCGTCCCGGCAAACCTGCTGAAGGACCCCCGGATGTCGCGTATTGCCGGCACCATGACCATCGGACTTCTGGCGTCCCTGACCATCGTCAACACTGTTGCGTCGGGCCAGACCCTGGCTGCGGACGCGCGGCTGGGAGCCCTTGCCGCCGCAGCCGTCGCACTGGCCTTCCGGGCACCTTTCCTCGTTGTGGTCGTGGTGGGCGCCGGTGCCGCAGCGCTGCTGCGGTTCATCGGATGGAACTGA
- a CDS encoding fused MFS/spermidine synthase, with protein sequence MAKRGKSGGRNSQRSTAGVIEVPKGTRPEGPVEGVYYVDTGDCELIADQDNSNGWLLKINGVMSSHIDLADPLFLDFEYMRWMAALIESRWPPKSGKGGAKAVAPTAGGAEKLRGLHLGGGACSLARYFHAAYPDARQVVVELDGKLAEYVRGWFDLPKAPLLRLRVGEAREVTETLTPDSRDFIIRDVFAGSLTPRSLTTAEFNDHIKRVLAPGGIYVVNSGDAPSLLNAREEAATIAAAFAHTVIIADPAMLKGRRYGNMVMAGSDSPLDGDPQLARRLLGGAVPAHIWNDAQVRAFAANSPVRHDPPAPSIAP encoded by the coding sequence ATGGCAAAGCGCGGCAAGTCAGGCGGGCGGAACAGCCAGCGTTCGACGGCGGGTGTCATCGAGGTGCCCAAGGGAACCCGTCCTGAAGGCCCGGTTGAAGGCGTCTACTACGTTGATACCGGCGACTGCGAGCTCATCGCGGACCAGGATAACTCCAACGGCTGGCTCCTGAAGATCAACGGTGTCATGAGTTCCCACATCGACCTCGCCGATCCGTTGTTCCTCGATTTTGAGTACATGCGCTGGATGGCGGCGCTGATTGAGTCACGCTGGCCACCGAAGTCCGGAAAGGGCGGGGCCAAGGCGGTCGCGCCCACCGCGGGCGGAGCCGAGAAGCTGCGCGGACTGCATCTGGGCGGCGGGGCCTGTTCCCTGGCCCGGTACTTCCACGCCGCCTATCCGGACGCCCGGCAGGTGGTGGTGGAACTCGACGGCAAACTGGCCGAGTACGTCCGCGGCTGGTTTGACCTGCCCAAGGCGCCGCTGCTGCGGTTGCGCGTGGGGGAGGCCCGCGAGGTCACCGAGACGCTCACTCCGGACAGCCGCGACTTCATCATCCGCGACGTGTTTGCCGGTTCGCTCACGCCGCGGTCGCTCACCACTGCCGAGTTCAATGACCACATCAAGCGCGTCCTGGCGCCGGGCGGTATCTATGTGGTGAACTCGGGCGACGCCCCGAGCCTGTTGAATGCGCGGGAAGAGGCCGCCACCATCGCGGCCGCGTTCGCACACACCGTCATCATCGCCGACCCCGCCATGCTGAAGGGCCGTCGCTACGGCAACATGGTGATGGCCGGCAGCGACAGCCCGCTGGACGGCGACCCGCAGCTGGCCCGCCGGCTCCTGGGCGGTGCCGTCCCGGCCCACATCTGGAACGACGCGCAGGTGCGCGCCTTCGCCGCGAACTCCCCGGTGCGCCACGACCCGCCCGCACCATCGATTGCTCCGTAG
- a CDS encoding ATP synthase F0 subunit B, with protein MTENQWPEDSAYPAPQATRGTTGERAPGTFPSTLPTAAPQTDGPSRTDAVREEAEDVARTAADSAQNVAETAKSEAVNVASEAKANAKDLLQQARYDLTEQASAQQQKVANGLRSVSDELHAMARASDQPGVATDLVRQAAERSSSVAAWLDGRDPGSLLNEVKSFARQRPGTFLLLAAGAGVLAGRLSRSLSAGAPESGPARAGGQYDATGQYGTGGQYDGTGGRPAAGPGGYTPSGGGTVPPPPVQLPGPVTTTAGFDRGAPGSSYGDPSRPASPLDSPQLAEQPSSGDRLADDPLGERELADDPMANDPLTRDRSADGQTGRL; from the coding sequence ATGACAGAGAACCAATGGCCCGAGGATTCGGCTTACCCGGCTCCACAGGCCACCCGCGGAACCACAGGAGAACGCGCGCCCGGTACGTTCCCCAGTACGTTACCCACAGCAGCGCCGCAGACGGACGGTCCATCCCGCACGGATGCTGTCCGGGAAGAAGCCGAAGATGTTGCGCGGACCGCGGCGGACTCCGCACAGAATGTGGCTGAAACCGCCAAGTCGGAAGCGGTCAACGTCGCGTCAGAGGCCAAGGCGAATGCCAAGGACCTCCTGCAGCAGGCCCGTTATGACCTCACCGAGCAGGCCAGCGCCCAGCAGCAGAAAGTGGCCAACGGCCTCCGGTCAGTCTCGGACGAACTGCACGCCATGGCACGGGCGTCCGACCAGCCCGGGGTGGCCACCGACCTGGTCCGCCAGGCCGCGGAGCGTTCCTCCTCCGTTGCCGCCTGGCTGGACGGCCGCGACCCCGGATCGCTCCTGAACGAAGTCAAGAGCTTCGCCAGGCAGCGGCCCGGGACTTTCCTGCTCCTGGCCGCTGGCGCCGGTGTCCTCGCCGGGCGGCTCAGCCGCAGCCTGAGCGCAGGCGCACCGGAGTCCGGCCCTGCCAGGGCCGGCGGCCAATACGACGCGACCGGGCAATACGGCACCGGTGGCCAGTACGACGGCACCGGCGGTCGGCCTGCCGCGGGCCCCGGCGGCTACACACCGTCGGGCGGCGGCACTGTCCCGCCTCCGCCGGTACAGTTGCCCGGCCCGGTCACCACCACGGCAGGGTTCGACCGCGGCGCGCCGGGAAGCAGCTATGGTGACCCTTCGCGTCCCGCCAGTCCCTTGGACAGCCCCCAACTCGCGGAACAGCCCTCCTCCGGGGACCGCCTCGCCGACGATCCCTTGGGCGAACGGGAGCTCGCCGACGATCCAATGGCCAACGACCCGCTGACACGTGACCGCTCCGCAGACGGTCAGACTGGCAGGCTGTGA
- a CDS encoding PIG-L family deacetylase — protein sequence MVTFSHTDQGTAEALWAESGLPGLAELLLGQQELAAMRFVVLAAHPDDETLGAGGLLALLHSLGADVEVLLCTAGEGSHPDSASTTPEQLAAVRLEEFAAAMEVLGLAGHWRFLGLPDRGLQERTPEIATRLREAIGQHPGPPQELAIVAPYRDDGHSDHNALGAVAADVANEGGHALLEYPIWYWLWASPEDPAWQSWSRLPLSTEQQAAKRSAMDSHTSQIRPLSGLPGDEVLLGESLLQHFRRAFETFAWTPPRAHPVQSTPNTSADAQRIFDAVHSKSEDPWAYITSWYERRKRALTLAALPREKYRSGLEIGCSIGTLTAELATRCTRLLAVDASGTALELAARRLAPFPGVSTRQLTLPADWPGGSYDLVVVSEVGYYLSPAEFELLLQRIQESIAPGGTLLLCHWRHPVSGWELDGDSVHALARNRLRWPTASLYRERDFVLETLVAPGETGDPGPPVS from the coding sequence GTGGTGACCTTCTCACACACCGACCAGGGGACAGCGGAGGCCCTCTGGGCGGAAAGCGGGCTCCCAGGGCTGGCGGAGTTGCTGTTGGGGCAGCAGGAATTGGCCGCCATGCGGTTCGTGGTGCTGGCTGCCCACCCCGACGACGAGACCCTGGGCGCCGGCGGCCTGCTGGCGCTGCTGCACTCGCTGGGCGCCGACGTCGAGGTGCTGTTGTGCACGGCGGGGGAGGGTTCGCACCCGGACTCGGCCAGTACCACGCCTGAACAGCTCGCTGCCGTCCGGCTTGAGGAATTTGCGGCAGCGATGGAAGTACTGGGGTTGGCCGGGCACTGGCGTTTCCTCGGGCTGCCGGACCGGGGCCTACAGGAGCGGACGCCCGAAATCGCCACCCGGCTGCGCGAGGCCATCGGGCAGCACCCCGGCCCACCGCAGGAGCTGGCAATTGTGGCCCCGTACCGAGACGACGGACACTCGGACCACAACGCCCTCGGAGCCGTGGCCGCCGACGTTGCCAACGAAGGTGGGCACGCCCTGCTGGAGTACCCCATTTGGTACTGGCTGTGGGCTTCCCCGGAGGACCCGGCCTGGCAGTCCTGGTCGCGCCTACCGCTGAGTACTGAACAGCAGGCGGCGAAGAGATCCGCCATGGACTCACACACGAGCCAGATACGTCCGTTGTCCGGGTTGCCCGGGGACGAAGTGCTCCTCGGCGAGAGCCTGCTGCAACATTTCAGGCGCGCGTTTGAGACTTTTGCCTGGACGCCGCCAAGGGCCCACCCGGTCCAATCCACTCCCAACACGAGTGCCGACGCGCAGCGGATCTTCGACGCAGTCCACTCGAAGTCCGAGGACCCCTGGGCGTACATCACCAGCTGGTACGAGCGGCGCAAGCGCGCCCTCACGCTCGCCGCACTACCCCGGGAGAAGTACCGGTCGGGCCTGGAAATCGGCTGCTCCATCGGAACCCTGACCGCCGAATTGGCCACCAGATGCACCCGCCTCCTTGCCGTGGATGCTAGCGGCACCGCGCTCGAGCTTGCGGCCCGGCGCCTCGCGCCGTTTCCCGGGGTCTCCACGCGGCAGCTGACGCTCCCCGCTGACTGGCCCGGGGGCAGCTACGACCTTGTGGTGGTCTCCGAAGTGGGCTACTACCTGTCGCCTGCGGAGTTTGAGCTGCTGCTGCAGCGGATCCAGGAATCGATAGCGCCGGGCGGAACGCTGCTGCTGTGCCATTGGCGGCACCCGGTTTCCGGATGGGAGCTCGACGGCGACTCCGTCCACGCGCTGGCCCGGAACCGGCTGCGGTGGCCCACCGCCAGTCTCTACCGGGAACGCGATTTTGTGCTGGAAACACTGGTGGCTCCCGGTGAGACCGGCGATCCCGGACCTCCGGTGTCCTGA